The genomic DNA GAATATAAGCATTTTTATGAAGGATAAAATTCATTTGCGATTGTGTATGGCTTAATGCACCAAATCCGGAATCAATTAAACCAGCTTCTTGCATTTTTTGAACCTTCTTCATAACTTTTAACACCGCATCGCTGGTCCAAGCCCCTTTTTCACCATTAATGACGGAAGTCAGCAATTCATCGCCACCTTCCGAAGCAAAAGCCGGGTACAAGACCCCTCTTGAGAAGTAATAGGGATATTTTCCCGTTGTCACGAAAGGTGAGATATCCGATTTTTCCTTGATTTCTTTCATGGAAGTCATCCAGCTTTCAAAATCTTTCGGTACATCAAACCCTTCTTGCTTAAACCAAGTCTTATCATACCAAGTTCCCCATGTATCAAAAACGAGCGGTAAACTATAGATTTTTCCATCGAAATCACTCGGTGGTACTATAAAACTATCCATTAGTGGCGTCCCGTCTGGTAACTTGACAGATTTTACCCAATCCGTAAGATCCATCAGCTGGCCGTCTTCAACCATTTGAGTTTCACTGGACCCCGCACCATCAATGTACACGACATCCGGCGGATCACCCGAAATCCAGCGTGTTTTCATTTTCTTATTAATGTTCGGCCCTGCGTGTTCTTTAACCGTCACATCAGGATATTTTTCTTTAAATCCTTTGATAACTTCTTTCCACCATTCATCACCATAACCTCCGACAAAATATTGCACCTCAAGAGTACCTGAGATACTGCTTTCTGAGTTGCCTTTGTTGTTCTCTCCTTCATTCGTTTCGTTCGATGACCCACCCTCCGAGCTTGTGCCTGAAGAACAGCCGGAGATCATACCAATCACTAGTAGCACAGCCATCATGGACATGAGCCATCCCATTTTGCGACCCTTCATATGTTACACCCCTTTTTAAGATTTTAGCTGTTTAAGTAGATACTTTAGTGTTTTTTTAACTGGACTTTAGTGGAATAGGCTCGCTTTGCGGAGCCTCGCATGGCTTACGATTCCCGCAGAAGTCTCGCATATTTCCACTATCTACGAATTTGTTGTTATCAACTATCTTTAGAAAACAGCTTT from Tuberibacillus sp. Marseille-P3662 includes the following:
- a CDS encoding ABC transporter substrate-binding protein: MKGRKMGWLMSMMAVLLVIGMISGCSSGTSSEGGSSNETNEGENNKGNSESSISGTLEVQYFVGGYGDEWWKEVIKGFKEKYPDVTVKEHAGPNINKKMKTRWISGDPPDVVYIDGAGSSETQMVEDGQLMDLTDWVKSVKLPDGTPLMDSFIVPPSDFDGKIYSLPLVFDTWGTWYDKTWFKQEGFDVPKDFESWMTSMKEIKEKSDISPFVTTGKYPYYFSRGVLYPAFASEGGDELLTSVINGEKGAWTSDAVLKVMKKVQKMQEAGLIDSGFGALSHTQSQMNFILHKNAYIPVGFWLPNEMAKDVPEDFEYGFVPSPMNDSGDPMVVVPDLRPLAIAKKAENPEAAKAFVNFAFQKKYASKFAELTGAMMNMQGVDLSGNSNVSSYLKDANKMINSDQVEIHHKPHPMSADLEEPLGNALVALMLGDIDAEEFCKRMASAAKDYRNSK